One Scophthalmus maximus strain ysfricsl-2021 chromosome 9, ASM2237912v1, whole genome shotgun sequence genomic region harbors:
- the LOC118319241 gene encoding uncharacterized protein LOC118319241 isoform X2, which translates to MWRYQKPGFEALLLAKLQRQQQCSQFCDTMLKAEGVSVPAHSCVVSAISPHVSSALSSTPAPPAGQSRLLEFQAIGACTLLHMVSLLYSGEMAGEGEKERQEAISAAAKLGIDGLVEVTRRDRENRDEEGGGQCVQVGVQTEPLALEENEGRRGKWRREVSDRFTFLWKETPSDGEKDSWTQTEELQVNTAPSLSAVSFETTDMAALQGVGQTNSHYAPPQIPYIPITLVYPPENHTNPPSSAPTTFMQDSAAAGLTSVAVVAPSYNSVPPSLQPVSTVCAADLKSCLIGFQGATRDAIEGEEWPEEQFQHFQGNIPGFISYFLNPDKEEGSCRGRAGRRRGARVARARRAGTGERRARRPRATTGGRGRGGMMQTVDGQEVWVGKQQKLFLQRCGGRSSRTGQGGGAAGRKLYLNSRDVLKSAEKCRSRRRRGKVWEFSPSGELLPLIDRGRGGGGGGGGGRMITRQQMTQESLSVGGTPRRARAKSTTPASLSSTPMQLYNIHTLSNPSLQPSPSSVLQSPAAAYMLPAASLLHTTSLPPPALPPHEEQPEQIDRLLEEVMMGLDILPNNNNNSAPSSQPPIPTRSSNCTFAASRKNLTQNKQQGCTTGILEAGPGFHGSTQVAAVAREASSSTSAQGEVPILQQHGEGGLNVMLDHFLQSFEQHIAGCGAREEEELDGESSTELHAVPNRRKKTKTRPITSNSPRPQNTHSTNPVVHSQTTELQRSDEAITPASASSPVTLKHAEETSGKVRPPRKRTYKRRRKRDYVFSLERVRVKVRKPVTTSDTKTKIIIDQGDKLLRQVAVVKLERRGLMPGRVTGQEHRCRGLEVKSPEKRKTSSSEKCPDDSSVKNPPELWNTKTYPIRSRLREAFVTEPLLDKQQHYASSRKSRQKKNGQLLSSPSDGSSTPQVQLQPLEPCATNEQLEKNQERLLAEFPVLPEEEAEGPSGRGKKRRAESGGDTSDDATVAKRVCFEQMTEPTSETCTRSSEAADFVSEKATTRAEEVIDVESLMDEEAKSSSDEIIDVDGDTDGGTDLEDQTVNYHCRTVPTTSHSVRSPGSWEDEDVDVIGVPSPFHEPLIISWTEASDGDEEDGDEDEDEDIDVVGEKTDCAPSVVFASVNKGGLVN; encoded by the exons ATGTGGCGCTACCAGAAGCCGGGGTTTGAGGCCCTCCTCCTTGCCAAGCTGCAGAGACAGCAGCAGTGCAGCCAGTTCTGTGACACGATGCTCAAGGCAGAAG gtgtGTCAGTGCCGGCACACAGTTGTGTCGTCTCCGCCATCAGTCCCCATGTGTCCTCCGCTCTGTCCTCCACGCcggcgccccctgcaggacagAGTCGTCTCCTGGAGTTTCAGGCCATTGGCGCTTGCACCCTGCTCCACATGGTCAGCCTGCTGTACTCCGGGGAGAtggcaggggagggggagaaggagaggcaaGAGGCTATTTCTGCTGCGGCCAAACTGGGCATCGACGGGCTGGTGGAGGTCACGAGAAGAGATCGTGAAAACAGagacgaggaaggaggaggccaGTGTGTGCAGGTGGGTGTTCAGACGGAGCCGCTAGCGTTGGAGGAgaatgaggggaggaggggcaaATGGAGGCGAGAGGTGAGTGATAGGTTCACTTTTCTGTGGAAGGAGACACCGTCAGATGGTGAAAAGGACTCGTGGACACAGacggaggagctgcaggtgaacacagcCCCTTCTCTCTCAGCAGTTTCCTTTGAGACCACAGACATGGCAGCTCTCCAGGGTGTAGGACAGACAAACTCCCATTATGCTCCCCCTCAAATTCCCTACATTCCCATTACCCTTGTCTACCCAccagaaaaccacacaaacCCACCTTCCTCTGCTCCTACAACCTTTATGCAagactctgcagcagctggactcacatctgttgctgttgtggCACCGTCGTACAactccgtccctccctctctccagccCGTCTCCACCGTATGTGCCGCTGATTTGAAGAGCTGTTTGATTGGCTTTCAAGGAGCCACCAGAGATGCCATCGAAGGTGAAGAATGGCCGGAAGAGCAGTTCCAGCATTTCCAAGGCAACATCCCAGGATTCATCAGCTACTTCCTGAACCCGGACAAAGAGGAGGGCTCTTGCAGGGGGCGAGCGGGGCGGAGGCGGGGGGCACGGGTGGCAAGAGCCAGGAGAGCTGGGACAGGTGAGAGACGAGCGAGGAGGCCACGGGCGACCACAGGtggaagggggagaggaggtaTGATGCAGACGGTGGATGGGCAGGAGGTGTGGGTGGGCAAGCAGCAGAAGCTGTTCCTGCAGAGGTGTGGGGGGAGGTCATCCAGGACGGGTCAGGGCGGTGGAGCTGCAGGCAGGAAGCTGTACCTGAACTCCAGAGATGTCCTGAAGTCGGCCGAGAAATGTCGGAGTAGAAGACGGCGCGGCAAAGTGTGGGAGTTCAGCCCGAGTGGAGAGTTGCTGCCACTCATCgacagaggaaggggaggaggaggaggaggaggaggaggacgaatgATCACAAGGCAGCAGATGACACAG GAAAGTCTTTCGGTTGGCGGGACCCCAAGACGGGCGAGGGCCAAGTCAACAACACCAGCTTCGCTTTCTTCCACTCCCATGCAGCTCTACAACATACATACCTTATCGAACCCCTCCCTCCAGCCGTCTCCTTCTTCTGTCCTGCAGTCACCTGCAGCCGCCTACATGCTGCCAGCAGCATCCCTCCTCcacaccacctccctccctcctccggcTCTGCCACCCCACGAAGAACAGCCAGAGCAAATTGATCGTCTTTTAGAGGAAGTGATGATGGGACTCGACATTttaccaaacaacaacaacaacagcgctCCTAGTTCTCAGCCACCTATTCCCACCAGAAGCAGCAATTGTACCTTTGCCGCCTCCAGGAAAAATTTaacccaaaacaaacaacagggcTGTACCACTGGCATCCTGGAAGCAGGTCCAGGTTTTCATGGGTCTACGCAAGTTGCCGCTGTAGCAAGAGAAGCCAGCAGTTCCACCTCTGCACAAGGTGAGGTACCCATTCTGCAGCAGCATGGAGAAGGAGGGCTGAACGTGATGCTGGACCACTTCCTCCAGTCGTTCGAGCAACACATTGCCGGCTGTGGTGccagggaagaggaagagctggaTGGTGAAAGCTCCACAGAGCTTCACGCTGTCCCGAACAGACGCAAAAAAACCAAGACCCGGCCCATAACCTCTAACTCTCCTCGTCCACAGAATACACACTCAACCAATCCAGTCGTACACTCTCAAACAACTGAATTGCAACGGAGTGATGAAGCTATAACACCAGCCTCCGCTTCCAGTCCCGTTACCCTCAAACATGCCGAGGAAACATCAGGGAAAGTCAGACCACCGAGAAAACGAACgtacaagagaagaagaaagagggattATGTGTTCTCATTAGAGAGAGTGAGGGTGAAGGTGAGGAAGCCAGTGACAACTAGTGACACAAAGACTAAAATCATTATTGACCAAGGAGATAAACTGCTCAGGCAGGTGGCTGTGGTGaagctggagaggagaggcctGATGCCAGGCAGAGTTACGGGGCAGGAACACAGATGTCGAGGACTGGAAGTCAAG AGTCCTGAAAAAAGGAAGACCAGTTCAtcagaaaaatgtccggacgaCTCGTCTGTGAAGAATCCCCCAGAGTTGTGGAACACAAAGACCTACCCAATCAGGAGTCGGCTTCGAGAAGCATTTGTCACG GAGCCACTtttagacaaacaacaacactacgCAAGTTCCAGGAAAAGCAGGCAGAAGAAAAATGGACAACTTCTTAGTTCACCCAGCGATGGGAGTTCCACACCACAAGTTCAGCTGCAGCCCTTGGAGCCCTGCGCCACAAATGAACAACTAGAGAAAAATCAAGAGAGACTTTTGGCGGAATTCCCCGTCCTgccagaggaagaggcagagggaccttcagggaggggaaagaagaggagagcggAGTCAGGGGGGGACACAAGCGACGACGCCACTGTGGCCAAAAGGGTATGCTTTGAGCAAATGACAGAGCCGACCTCTGAAACATGCACACGCAGCTCTGAAGCTGCAGACTTTGTCTCTGAAAAAGCAACCACACGGGCAGAGGAGGTGATTGATGTGGAGAGTTTGATGGATGAAGAGGCGAAGAGCAGCAGCGATGAGATAATCGACGTGGACGGAGACACCGATGGAGGAACCGACCTGGAGGACCAGACAGTCAACTACCACTGCAGAACTGTTCCAACTACGTCACACAGTGTGCGGTCGCCAGGGAGCTGGGAAGATGAGGACGTCGATGTGATCGGTGTTCCCAGCCCCTTTCATGAGCCGCTGATCATCAGCTGGACCGAGGCGTCCGATGGAGACGAAGAGGACGGagacgaggacgaagacgaggacaTCGACGTTGTAGGAGAAAAGACAGACTGCGCTCCATCAGTGGTCTTTGCTTCCGTGAATAAAGGTGGGCTTGTTAATTGA
- the LOC118319241 gene encoding uncharacterized protein LOC118319241 isoform X4, translating to MWRYQKPGFEALLLAKLQRQQQCSQFCDTMLKAEGVSVPAHSCVVSAISPHVSSALSSTPAPPAGQSRLLEFQAIGACTLLHMVSLLYSGEMAGEGEKERQEAISAAAKLGIDGLVEVTRRDRENRDEEGGGQCVQVGVQTEPLALEENEGRRGKWRREVSDRFTFLWKETPSDGEKDSWTQTEELQVNTAPSLSAVSFETTDMAALQGVGQTNSHYAPPQIPYIPITLVYPPENHTNPPSSAPTTFMQDSAAAGLTSVAVVAPSYNSVPPSLQPVSTVCAADLKSCLIGFQGATRDAIEGEEWPEEQFQHFQGNIPGFISYFLNPDKEEGSCRGRAGRRRGARVARARRAGTGERRARRPRATTGGRGRGGMMQTVDGQEVWVGKQQKLFLQRCGGRSSRTGQGGGAAGRKLYLNSRDVLKSAEKCRSRRRRGKVWEFSPSGELLPLIDRGRGGGGGGGGGRMITRQQMTQESLSVGGTPRRARAKSTTPASLSSTPMQLYNIHTLSNPSLQPSPSSVLQSPAAAYMLPAASLLHTTSLPPPALPPHEEQPEQIDRLLEEVMMGLDILPNNNNNSAPSSQPPIPTRSSNCTFAASRKNLTQNKQQGCTTGILEAGPGFHGSTQVAAVAREASSSTSAQGEVPILQQHGEGGLNVMLDHFLQSFEQHIAGCGAREEEELDGESSTELHAVPNRRKKTKTRPITSNSPRPQNTHSTNPVVHSQTTELQRSDEAITPASASSPVTLKHAEETSGKVRPPRKRTYKRRRKRDYVFSLERVRVKVRKPVTTSDTKTKIIIDQGDKLLRQVAVVKLERRGLMPGRVTGQEHRCRGLEVKSPEKRKTSSSEKCPDDSSVKNPPELWNTKTYPIRSRLREAFVTEGKNQHYHIPTSSRPKSHF from the exons ATGTGGCGCTACCAGAAGCCGGGGTTTGAGGCCCTCCTCCTTGCCAAGCTGCAGAGACAGCAGCAGTGCAGCCAGTTCTGTGACACGATGCTCAAGGCAGAAG gtgtGTCAGTGCCGGCACACAGTTGTGTCGTCTCCGCCATCAGTCCCCATGTGTCCTCCGCTCTGTCCTCCACGCcggcgccccctgcaggacagAGTCGTCTCCTGGAGTTTCAGGCCATTGGCGCTTGCACCCTGCTCCACATGGTCAGCCTGCTGTACTCCGGGGAGAtggcaggggagggggagaaggagaggcaaGAGGCTATTTCTGCTGCGGCCAAACTGGGCATCGACGGGCTGGTGGAGGTCACGAGAAGAGATCGTGAAAACAGagacgaggaaggaggaggccaGTGTGTGCAGGTGGGTGTTCAGACGGAGCCGCTAGCGTTGGAGGAgaatgaggggaggaggggcaaATGGAGGCGAGAGGTGAGTGATAGGTTCACTTTTCTGTGGAAGGAGACACCGTCAGATGGTGAAAAGGACTCGTGGACACAGacggaggagctgcaggtgaacacagcCCCTTCTCTCTCAGCAGTTTCCTTTGAGACCACAGACATGGCAGCTCTCCAGGGTGTAGGACAGACAAACTCCCATTATGCTCCCCCTCAAATTCCCTACATTCCCATTACCCTTGTCTACCCAccagaaaaccacacaaacCCACCTTCCTCTGCTCCTACAACCTTTATGCAagactctgcagcagctggactcacatctgttgctgttgtggCACCGTCGTACAactccgtccctccctctctccagccCGTCTCCACCGTATGTGCCGCTGATTTGAAGAGCTGTTTGATTGGCTTTCAAGGAGCCACCAGAGATGCCATCGAAGGTGAAGAATGGCCGGAAGAGCAGTTCCAGCATTTCCAAGGCAACATCCCAGGATTCATCAGCTACTTCCTGAACCCGGACAAAGAGGAGGGCTCTTGCAGGGGGCGAGCGGGGCGGAGGCGGGGGGCACGGGTGGCAAGAGCCAGGAGAGCTGGGACAGGTGAGAGACGAGCGAGGAGGCCACGGGCGACCACAGGtggaagggggagaggaggtaTGATGCAGACGGTGGATGGGCAGGAGGTGTGGGTGGGCAAGCAGCAGAAGCTGTTCCTGCAGAGGTGTGGGGGGAGGTCATCCAGGACGGGTCAGGGCGGTGGAGCTGCAGGCAGGAAGCTGTACCTGAACTCCAGAGATGTCCTGAAGTCGGCCGAGAAATGTCGGAGTAGAAGACGGCGCGGCAAAGTGTGGGAGTTCAGCCCGAGTGGAGAGTTGCTGCCACTCATCgacagaggaaggggaggaggaggaggaggaggaggaggacgaatgATCACAAGGCAGCAGATGACACAG GAAAGTCTTTCGGTTGGCGGGACCCCAAGACGGGCGAGGGCCAAGTCAACAACACCAGCTTCGCTTTCTTCCACTCCCATGCAGCTCTACAACATACATACCTTATCGAACCCCTCCCTCCAGCCGTCTCCTTCTTCTGTCCTGCAGTCACCTGCAGCCGCCTACATGCTGCCAGCAGCATCCCTCCTCcacaccacctccctccctcctccggcTCTGCCACCCCACGAAGAACAGCCAGAGCAAATTGATCGTCTTTTAGAGGAAGTGATGATGGGACTCGACATTttaccaaacaacaacaacaacagcgctCCTAGTTCTCAGCCACCTATTCCCACCAGAAGCAGCAATTGTACCTTTGCCGCCTCCAGGAAAAATTTaacccaaaacaaacaacagggcTGTACCACTGGCATCCTGGAAGCAGGTCCAGGTTTTCATGGGTCTACGCAAGTTGCCGCTGTAGCAAGAGAAGCCAGCAGTTCCACCTCTGCACAAGGTGAGGTACCCATTCTGCAGCAGCATGGAGAAGGAGGGCTGAACGTGATGCTGGACCACTTCCTCCAGTCGTTCGAGCAACACATTGCCGGCTGTGGTGccagggaagaggaagagctggaTGGTGAAAGCTCCACAGAGCTTCACGCTGTCCCGAACAGACGCAAAAAAACCAAGACCCGGCCCATAACCTCTAACTCTCCTCGTCCACAGAATACACACTCAACCAATCCAGTCGTACACTCTCAAACAACTGAATTGCAACGGAGTGATGAAGCTATAACACCAGCCTCCGCTTCCAGTCCCGTTACCCTCAAACATGCCGAGGAAACATCAGGGAAAGTCAGACCACCGAGAAAACGAACgtacaagagaagaagaaagagggattATGTGTTCTCATTAGAGAGAGTGAGGGTGAAGGTGAGGAAGCCAGTGACAACTAGTGACACAAAGACTAAAATCATTATTGACCAAGGAGATAAACTGCTCAGGCAGGTGGCTGTGGTGaagctggagaggagaggcctGATGCCAGGCAGAGTTACGGGGCAGGAACACAGATGTCGAGGACTGGAAGTCAAG AGTCCTGAAAAAAGGAAGACCAGTTCAtcagaaaaatgtccggacgaCTCGTCTGTGAAGAATCCCCCAGAGTTGTGGAACACAAAGACCTACCCAATCAGGAGTCGGCTTCGAGAAGCATTTGTCACG GAAGGAAAAAATCAACACTACCACATCCCCACGTCCAGCCGGCCCAA GAGCCACTtttag
- the LOC118319241 gene encoding uncharacterized protein LOC118319241 isoform X1 has product MWRYQKPGFEALLLAKLQRQQQCSQFCDTMLKAEGVSVPAHSCVVSAISPHVSSALSSTPAPPAGQSRLLEFQAIGACTLLHMVSLLYSGEMAGEGEKERQEAISAAAKLGIDGLVEVTRRDRENRDEEGGGQCVQVGVQTEPLALEENEGRRGKWRREVSDRFTFLWKETPSDGEKDSWTQTEELQVNTAPSLSAVSFETTDMAALQGVGQTNSHYAPPQIPYIPITLVYPPENHTNPPSSAPTTFMQDSAAAGLTSVAVVAPSYNSVPPSLQPVSTVCAADLKSCLIGFQGATRDAIEGEEWPEEQFQHFQGNIPGFISYFLNPDKEEGSCRGRAGRRRGARVARARRAGTGERRARRPRATTGGRGRGGMMQTVDGQEVWVGKQQKLFLQRCGGRSSRTGQGGGAAGRKLYLNSRDVLKSAEKCRSRRRRGKVWEFSPSGELLPLIDRGRGGGGGGGGGRMITRQQMTQESLSVGGTPRRARAKSTTPASLSSTPMQLYNIHTLSNPSLQPSPSSVLQSPAAAYMLPAASLLHTTSLPPPALPPHEEQPEQIDRLLEEVMMGLDILPNNNNNSAPSSQPPIPTRSSNCTFAASRKNLTQNKQQGCTTGILEAGPGFHGSTQVAAVAREASSSTSAQGEVPILQQHGEGGLNVMLDHFLQSFEQHIAGCGAREEEELDGESSTELHAVPNRRKKTKTRPITSNSPRPQNTHSTNPVVHSQTTELQRSDEAITPASASSPVTLKHAEETSGKVRPPRKRTYKRRRKRDYVFSLERVRVKVRKPVTTSDTKTKIIIDQGDKLLRQVAVVKLERRGLMPGRVTGQEHRCRGLEVKSPEKRKTSSSEKCPDDSSVKNPPELWNTKTYPIRSRLREAFVTDSLSFLQEPLLDKQQHYASSRKSRQKKNGQLLSSPSDGSSTPQVQLQPLEPCATNEQLEKNQERLLAEFPVLPEEEAEGPSGRGKKRRAESGGDTSDDATVAKRVCFEQMTEPTSETCTRSSEAADFVSEKATTRAEEVIDVESLMDEEAKSSSDEIIDVDGDTDGGTDLEDQTVNYHCRTVPTTSHSVRSPGSWEDEDVDVIGVPSPFHEPLIISWTEASDGDEEDGDEDEDEDIDVVGEKTDCAPSVVFASVNKGGLVN; this is encoded by the exons ATGTGGCGCTACCAGAAGCCGGGGTTTGAGGCCCTCCTCCTTGCCAAGCTGCAGAGACAGCAGCAGTGCAGCCAGTTCTGTGACACGATGCTCAAGGCAGAAG gtgtGTCAGTGCCGGCACACAGTTGTGTCGTCTCCGCCATCAGTCCCCATGTGTCCTCCGCTCTGTCCTCCACGCcggcgccccctgcaggacagAGTCGTCTCCTGGAGTTTCAGGCCATTGGCGCTTGCACCCTGCTCCACATGGTCAGCCTGCTGTACTCCGGGGAGAtggcaggggagggggagaaggagaggcaaGAGGCTATTTCTGCTGCGGCCAAACTGGGCATCGACGGGCTGGTGGAGGTCACGAGAAGAGATCGTGAAAACAGagacgaggaaggaggaggccaGTGTGTGCAGGTGGGTGTTCAGACGGAGCCGCTAGCGTTGGAGGAgaatgaggggaggaggggcaaATGGAGGCGAGAGGTGAGTGATAGGTTCACTTTTCTGTGGAAGGAGACACCGTCAGATGGTGAAAAGGACTCGTGGACACAGacggaggagctgcaggtgaacacagcCCCTTCTCTCTCAGCAGTTTCCTTTGAGACCACAGACATGGCAGCTCTCCAGGGTGTAGGACAGACAAACTCCCATTATGCTCCCCCTCAAATTCCCTACATTCCCATTACCCTTGTCTACCCAccagaaaaccacacaaacCCACCTTCCTCTGCTCCTACAACCTTTATGCAagactctgcagcagctggactcacatctgttgctgttgtggCACCGTCGTACAactccgtccctccctctctccagccCGTCTCCACCGTATGTGCCGCTGATTTGAAGAGCTGTTTGATTGGCTTTCAAGGAGCCACCAGAGATGCCATCGAAGGTGAAGAATGGCCGGAAGAGCAGTTCCAGCATTTCCAAGGCAACATCCCAGGATTCATCAGCTACTTCCTGAACCCGGACAAAGAGGAGGGCTCTTGCAGGGGGCGAGCGGGGCGGAGGCGGGGGGCACGGGTGGCAAGAGCCAGGAGAGCTGGGACAGGTGAGAGACGAGCGAGGAGGCCACGGGCGACCACAGGtggaagggggagaggaggtaTGATGCAGACGGTGGATGGGCAGGAGGTGTGGGTGGGCAAGCAGCAGAAGCTGTTCCTGCAGAGGTGTGGGGGGAGGTCATCCAGGACGGGTCAGGGCGGTGGAGCTGCAGGCAGGAAGCTGTACCTGAACTCCAGAGATGTCCTGAAGTCGGCCGAGAAATGTCGGAGTAGAAGACGGCGCGGCAAAGTGTGGGAGTTCAGCCCGAGTGGAGAGTTGCTGCCACTCATCgacagaggaaggggaggaggaggaggaggaggaggaggacgaatgATCACAAGGCAGCAGATGACACAG GAAAGTCTTTCGGTTGGCGGGACCCCAAGACGGGCGAGGGCCAAGTCAACAACACCAGCTTCGCTTTCTTCCACTCCCATGCAGCTCTACAACATACATACCTTATCGAACCCCTCCCTCCAGCCGTCTCCTTCTTCTGTCCTGCAGTCACCTGCAGCCGCCTACATGCTGCCAGCAGCATCCCTCCTCcacaccacctccctccctcctccggcTCTGCCACCCCACGAAGAACAGCCAGAGCAAATTGATCGTCTTTTAGAGGAAGTGATGATGGGACTCGACATTttaccaaacaacaacaacaacagcgctCCTAGTTCTCAGCCACCTATTCCCACCAGAAGCAGCAATTGTACCTTTGCCGCCTCCAGGAAAAATTTaacccaaaacaaacaacagggcTGTACCACTGGCATCCTGGAAGCAGGTCCAGGTTTTCATGGGTCTACGCAAGTTGCCGCTGTAGCAAGAGAAGCCAGCAGTTCCACCTCTGCACAAGGTGAGGTACCCATTCTGCAGCAGCATGGAGAAGGAGGGCTGAACGTGATGCTGGACCACTTCCTCCAGTCGTTCGAGCAACACATTGCCGGCTGTGGTGccagggaagaggaagagctggaTGGTGAAAGCTCCACAGAGCTTCACGCTGTCCCGAACAGACGCAAAAAAACCAAGACCCGGCCCATAACCTCTAACTCTCCTCGTCCACAGAATACACACTCAACCAATCCAGTCGTACACTCTCAAACAACTGAATTGCAACGGAGTGATGAAGCTATAACACCAGCCTCCGCTTCCAGTCCCGTTACCCTCAAACATGCCGAGGAAACATCAGGGAAAGTCAGACCACCGAGAAAACGAACgtacaagagaagaagaaagagggattATGTGTTCTCATTAGAGAGAGTGAGGGTGAAGGTGAGGAAGCCAGTGACAACTAGTGACACAAAGACTAAAATCATTATTGACCAAGGAGATAAACTGCTCAGGCAGGTGGCTGTGGTGaagctggagaggagaggcctGATGCCAGGCAGAGTTACGGGGCAGGAACACAGATGTCGAGGACTGGAAGTCAAG AGTCCTGAAAAAAGGAAGACCAGTTCAtcagaaaaatgtccggacgaCTCGTCTGTGAAGAATCCCCCAGAGTTGTGGAACACAAAGACCTACCCAATCAGGAGTCGGCTTCGAGAAGCATTTGTCACG GATAGTTTGTCGTTTCTTCAGGAGCCACTtttagacaaacaacaacactacgCAAGTTCCAGGAAAAGCAGGCAGAAGAAAAATGGACAACTTCTTAGTTCACCCAGCGATGGGAGTTCCACACCACAAGTTCAGCTGCAGCCCTTGGAGCCCTGCGCCACAAATGAACAACTAGAGAAAAATCAAGAGAGACTTTTGGCGGAATTCCCCGTCCTgccagaggaagaggcagagggaccttcagggaggggaaagaagaggagagcggAGTCAGGGGGGGACACAAGCGACGACGCCACTGTGGCCAAAAGGGTATGCTTTGAGCAAATGACAGAGCCGACCTCTGAAACATGCACACGCAGCTCTGAAGCTGCAGACTTTGTCTCTGAAAAAGCAACCACACGGGCAGAGGAGGTGATTGATGTGGAGAGTTTGATGGATGAAGAGGCGAAGAGCAGCAGCGATGAGATAATCGACGTGGACGGAGACACCGATGGAGGAACCGACCTGGAGGACCAGACAGTCAACTACCACTGCAGAACTGTTCCAACTACGTCACACAGTGTGCGGTCGCCAGGGAGCTGGGAAGATGAGGACGTCGATGTGATCGGTGTTCCCAGCCCCTTTCATGAGCCGCTGATCATCAGCTGGACCGAGGCGTCCGATGGAGACGAAGAGGACGGagacgaggacgaagacgaggacaTCGACGTTGTAGGAGAAAAGACAGACTGCGCTCCATCAGTGGTCTTTGCTTCCGTGAATAAAGGTGGGCTTGTTAATTGA